The Pogona vitticeps strain Pit_001003342236 chromosome 6, PviZW2.1, whole genome shotgun sequence genome contains a region encoding:
- the LOC110078571 gene encoding sulfotransferase 1C2 — protein MDTESESKSLNIKSSKFSKLMETEGVPLPSKTAERWDQIQDFKAWSDDLLICTYPKAGTTWIQEIVDMIHHGGDPWKCDKVPIYQRCPFIELFLPEPIFTGLELADRMPSPRLLKTHLPVHLLPHSFWEQKCKIIYLARNIKDNAVSYFHFCRMNQLTTDPGEWNHFLEDFIAGKCIYGSWSDHVSGWWKAKDRHPILYLFYEDMKEEPAREIRKVAEFLGLEFSESVLNQIVLHTEFCSMKVNPMTNYTTLPPSILDQSVSPYLRKGIVGDWKEYFTVAQSEKLDDICAQKLGSSGLIFRTQL, from the exons ATGGACACTGAATCTGAATCAAAAAGTTTAAACATCAAATCTTCCAAGTTCTCAAAGCTGATGGAGACTGAGGGAGTTCCTTTGCCCAGTAAAACTGCAGAGAGGTGGGATCAAATCCAAGACTTCAAAGCTTGGTCTGATGACCTCCTCATCTGCACATATCCCAAAGCAG GGACTACTTGGATTCAAGAAATTGTGGACATGATACATCATGGCGGCGACCCGTGGAAGTGTGACAAGGTCCCTATCTATCAACGGTGCCCCTTCATAGAGCTATTTCTTCCAGAACCCATTTTCACAG GCTTGGAACTGGCTGACAGAATGCCCTCCCCACGTTTGCTGAAAACCCACCTTCCAGTTCATCTTCTGCCACATTCCTTTTGGGAACAAAAATGCAAG ATCATCTATCTAGCCAGGAACATCAAGGACAATGCAGTTTCCTACTTCCACTTTTGTCGCATGAACCAGCTTACAACAGACCCTGGAGAGTGGAACCATTTCCTGGAGGATTTCATTGCAGGGAAAT GTATCTATGGCTCATGGTCTGACCATGTTTCTGGTTGGTGGAAAGCTAAGGACCGTCACCCAATTCTTTACCTTTTTTACGAAGACATGAAAGAG GAACCAGCCCGGGAAATCAGAAAAGTAGCCGAATTCCTGGGCCTTGAGTTCTCAGAATCTGTTTTGAACCAGATTGTGCTACACACAGAATTTTGCAGCATGAAAGTGAACCCAATGACAAATTACACCACACTGCCGCCTTCTATTTTGGACCAAAGTGTATCACCCTACTTGAGGaaag GAATTGTAGGAGATTGGAAGGAATACTTCACAGTAGCTCAGAGTGAAAAACTGGATGACATCTGTGCCCAGAAGCTGGGAAGCAGTGGACTGATTTTCCGCACTCAGCTGTAA
- the LOC110078551 gene encoding sulfotransferase 1C2 isoform X1, translating to MDISIACTDLPDLNKKQAMSTEEKFDFHSLKSIKRADLVEVDGVHLIDGTAENWESLWGFKAQPDDLLISTYPKAGTTWIQEIVDMIQQEGDSEKCARGPIYDRMPFIDLFLPKPFPTWLEMVESMPSPRTMKTHLPAQLVPPSFWEQNCKIIYVARNAKDNAVSYFHFHRMNHGMPEPGTWDQFLENFLTGKVAWGSWLHHVCGWWEAKDRHPILYLFYEDIKEDPAREIQKVAQFLGQELPESIVNKIVQHTSFESMRTNPMANYSTLPSFIMDQTVSPFMRAGTVGNWKKQFTVAQSERLDDMYAPKLQKSGLNFRYQLEA from the exons GCAATGAGTACCGAAGAGAAGTTTGACTTTCACAGCCTCAAGTCGATCAAGCGTGCAGATTTGGTAGAGGTTGATGGAGTCCATTTAATTGATGGCACAGCAGAGAACTGGGAGTCTCTCTGGGGCTTCAAAGCCCAGCCTGATGACCTTCTCATTTCCACTTATCCCAAAGCAG GAACCACCTGGATTCAGGAAATTGTGGACATGATCCAGCAGGAAGGTGACTCAGAAAAATGTGCTCGGGGCCCCATCTATGACAGAATGCCTTTCATAGACCTCTTCCTTCCAAAACCCTTTCCAACAT GGCTAGAAATGGTAGAGTCGATGCCTTCTCCACGCACAATGAAAACTCATCTGCCAGCCCAGCTAGTGCCACCTTCATTCTGGGAACAGAACTGCAAG ATCATTTATGTCGCCAGGAACGCTAAGGACAATGCAGTCTCCTACTTTCATTTCCACCGCATGAACCATGGGATGCCAGAGCCAGGGACCTGGGACCAATTTCTGGAGAATTTCCTTACTGGGAAGG TTGCTTGGGGCTCCTGGCTTCACCATGTTTGCGGCTGGTGGGAAGCGAAGGACCGACACCCAATTCTCTATCTCTTCTATGAAGACATAAAGGAG gACCCAGCTCGGGAAATCCAGAAGGTAGCCCAATTCCTGGGCCAAGAGCTCCCAGAATCAATTGTGAATAAAATAGTGCAGCACACGTCGTTTGAGAGCATGAGAACCAACCCGATGGCTAATTACAGCACCCTGCCCTCCTTCATCATGGACCAAACCGTGTCACCCTTCATGAGAGCAG GCACTGTCGGAAATTGGAAGAAACAATTCACAGTGGCTCAAAGTGAACGGCTGGATGATATGTATGCCCCAAAACTTCAGAAAAGCGGCCTAAATTTCCGCTACCAGTTAGAAGCATAA
- the LOC110078551 gene encoding sulfotransferase 1C2 isoform X2 — MSTEEKFDFHSLKSIKRADLVEVDGVHLIDGTAENWESLWGFKAQPDDLLISTYPKAGTTWIQEIVDMIQQEGDSEKCARGPIYDRMPFIDLFLPKPFPTWLEMVESMPSPRTMKTHLPAQLVPPSFWEQNCKIIYVARNAKDNAVSYFHFHRMNHGMPEPGTWDQFLENFLTGKVAWGSWLHHVCGWWEAKDRHPILYLFYEDIKEDPAREIQKVAQFLGQELPESIVNKIVQHTSFESMRTNPMANYSTLPSFIMDQTVSPFMRAGTVGNWKKQFTVAQSERLDDMYAPKLQKSGLNFRYQLEA; from the exons ATGAGTACCGAAGAGAAGTTTGACTTTCACAGCCTCAAGTCGATCAAGCGTGCAGATTTGGTAGAGGTTGATGGAGTCCATTTAATTGATGGCACAGCAGAGAACTGGGAGTCTCTCTGGGGCTTCAAAGCCCAGCCTGATGACCTTCTCATTTCCACTTATCCCAAAGCAG GAACCACCTGGATTCAGGAAATTGTGGACATGATCCAGCAGGAAGGTGACTCAGAAAAATGTGCTCGGGGCCCCATCTATGACAGAATGCCTTTCATAGACCTCTTCCTTCCAAAACCCTTTCCAACAT GGCTAGAAATGGTAGAGTCGATGCCTTCTCCACGCACAATGAAAACTCATCTGCCAGCCCAGCTAGTGCCACCTTCATTCTGGGAACAGAACTGCAAG ATCATTTATGTCGCCAGGAACGCTAAGGACAATGCAGTCTCCTACTTTCATTTCCACCGCATGAACCATGGGATGCCAGAGCCAGGGACCTGGGACCAATTTCTGGAGAATTTCCTTACTGGGAAGG TTGCTTGGGGCTCCTGGCTTCACCATGTTTGCGGCTGGTGGGAAGCGAAGGACCGACACCCAATTCTCTATCTCTTCTATGAAGACATAAAGGAG gACCCAGCTCGGGAAATCCAGAAGGTAGCCCAATTCCTGGGCCAAGAGCTCCCAGAATCAATTGTGAATAAAATAGTGCAGCACACGTCGTTTGAGAGCATGAGAACCAACCCGATGGCTAATTACAGCACCCTGCCCTCCTTCATCATGGACCAAACCGTGTCACCCTTCATGAGAGCAG GCACTGTCGGAAATTGGAAGAAACAATTCACAGTGGCTCAAAGTGAACGGCTGGATGATATGTATGCCCCAAAACTTCAGAAAAGCGGCCTAAATTTCCGCTACCAGTTAGAAGCATAA